A single region of the Leptothrix cholodnii SP-6 genome encodes:
- the gmhB gene encoding D-glycero-beta-D-manno-heptose 1,7-bisphosphate 7-phosphatase, giving the protein MSERNPLKIVVVDRDGTLNELRDDHVKTPEEWQPIPGALEAIARLHQAGWHVVVATNQSGLGRGLFDMSTLNAIHQKMNEELARLGGRIDAVFFCPHAPEDHCTCRKPLPGLFEDIADRMGVETHEMHAVGDSLRDMQAARNAGCKTHLVLSGRSAGIDEAGLARLHELVGDVTVHADLAAFAETLIAADRRKSQDARR; this is encoded by the coding sequence ATGTCCGAACGCAACCCCCTGAAGATCGTGGTCGTCGACCGCGACGGCACGCTCAACGAGTTGCGCGACGACCACGTCAAGACGCCCGAGGAATGGCAGCCCATCCCCGGCGCGCTCGAAGCCATCGCGCGGCTGCACCAGGCCGGCTGGCATGTGGTGGTCGCCACCAACCAGTCGGGCCTGGGGCGCGGGCTGTTCGACATGTCCACGCTCAACGCCATCCACCAGAAGATGAACGAGGAGCTGGCGCGCCTGGGCGGGCGCATCGACGCGGTGTTCTTCTGCCCGCACGCGCCCGAGGACCATTGCACCTGCCGCAAGCCGCTGCCCGGCCTGTTCGAGGACATCGCCGATCGCATGGGCGTCGAGACCCACGAGATGCACGCGGTGGGCGACTCGCTGCGCGACATGCAGGCCGCCCGCAACGCCGGCTGCAAGACCCACCTGGTGCTCAGCGGCCGCTCGGCCGGGATCGACGAGGCCGGCCTGGCGCGCCTGCATGAACTCGTCGGCGACGTCACCGTGCACGCCGACCTGGCCGCCTTTGCCGAAACCTTGATTGCCGCCGACCGCCGCAAGAGCCAGGACGCTCGCCGCTGA
- the glyS gene encoding glycine--tRNA ligase subunit beta — protein MSHPNLLVELFVEELPPKALKKLGESFAGTLAASLKAGGLAGADAVVTPFASPRRLAVHVTGVAAKAADKSVLHKLMPVAVALDAAGNATPALLKKLAALGADASVVPSLKRQPDGKAEALFLDSQVAGATLAEGLQKALDDALAKLPIPKVMGYQLADGWTSVNFVRPAHGLVALHGDDVVPVATLGLVAGRSTHGHRFEAAVPTVELRHADSYAEQLETEGAVIAGFEARRAEIVRQLDAAAAAQGLKPIDDDALLDEVTALVERPNVLVCQFEPEFLAVPQECLILTMKANQKYFPLLDAAGKLTHKFLIVSNIRPDDASAVIGGNERVVRPRLADAKFFFDQDRKKTLESRVPGLARVVYHGKLGTQGERAERVRAIGHAIVNQLRMATIPYTVDAQDEFAVLDSKVQQAALLAKTDLLTDMVGEFPELQGIMGGYYARHEGLRDGVAIAIEDHYKPRFAGDALPRNHTGTVLALADKLETLVGLFGIGQLPTGDRDPFALRRHALGVIRILVEKNLPLDLPALLNGAVPAFGELIEDPRLALFDFMRDRLAVNLRDQGYSAQEVDAVLALEPARLGDVPKRLAAVRAFAALPEAAALAAANKRIGNILKKAEGTVEARIDAALLAEPAEQQLAAALAQVQPGADALFAQGEYAASLQALAALKAPVDAFFDDVMVNAEDPALRANRLGLLATLHGAMNRVAELARLAA, from the coding sequence ATGTCCCACCCGAATCTGCTGGTCGAACTCTTCGTCGAAGAACTCCCGCCCAAGGCGCTCAAGAAACTTGGCGAATCCTTCGCCGGCACGCTGGCCGCGAGCCTGAAGGCCGGCGGCCTGGCCGGCGCCGATGCGGTCGTGACGCCGTTCGCCTCGCCGCGCCGGCTGGCGGTGCACGTCACCGGCGTGGCGGCCAAGGCGGCCGACAAGTCGGTGCTGCACAAGCTGATGCCGGTGGCGGTGGCGCTCGACGCCGCCGGCAACGCCACGCCCGCGCTGCTCAAGAAGCTGGCCGCACTGGGCGCCGACGCGTCGGTCGTGCCGAGCCTCAAGCGCCAGCCTGATGGCAAGGCCGAGGCGCTGTTCCTCGACTCGCAGGTGGCCGGCGCCACGCTCGCCGAGGGCCTGCAGAAGGCGCTCGACGACGCGCTCGCCAAGCTGCCGATCCCCAAGGTGATGGGCTACCAGCTGGCCGACGGCTGGACCAGCGTCAACTTCGTGCGCCCGGCGCACGGCCTGGTGGCGCTGCACGGCGACGACGTCGTGCCGGTCGCCACGCTCGGCCTCGTCGCCGGCCGCAGCACCCACGGCCACCGCTTCGAGGCCGCCGTGCCGACGGTCGAGCTGCGCCACGCCGACAGCTACGCCGAACAGCTCGAAACCGAAGGCGCGGTGATCGCCGGCTTCGAGGCCCGCCGCGCCGAGATCGTGCGCCAGCTCGATGCCGCCGCCGCCGCGCAAGGCCTCAAGCCGATCGACGACGATGCGCTGCTCGATGAAGTGACGGCGCTGGTCGAGCGGCCCAACGTGCTGGTCTGCCAGTTCGAACCCGAGTTCCTGGCCGTGCCGCAGGAATGCCTGATCCTGACGATGAAGGCAAACCAGAAGTACTTCCCGCTGCTGGATGCGGCGGGCAAGCTGACCCACAAGTTCCTGATCGTCAGCAACATCCGCCCCGACGACGCCAGCGCGGTGATCGGCGGCAACGAGCGCGTGGTGCGCCCGCGCCTGGCCGACGCCAAGTTCTTCTTCGACCAGGACCGCAAGAAGACGCTCGAATCGCGGGTGCCCGGCCTGGCCCGCGTGGTCTATCACGGCAAGCTCGGCACCCAGGGCGAACGCGCCGAGCGGGTGCGCGCGATCGGCCACGCCATCGTCAACCAGCTGCGCATGGCGACGATCCCGTACACGGTCGACGCGCAGGACGAGTTCGCGGTGCTCGACAGCAAGGTGCAGCAGGCCGCACTGCTCGCCAAGACCGACCTGCTGACCGACATGGTCGGCGAGTTCCCCGAGCTGCAGGGGATCATGGGCGGCTACTACGCGCGCCATGAAGGCCTGCGCGACGGCGTGGCGATCGCGATCGAGGACCACTACAAGCCGCGTTTCGCCGGCGACGCGCTGCCGCGCAACCACACCGGCACGGTGCTGGCGCTGGCCGACAAGCTCGAGACGCTGGTCGGCCTGTTCGGCATCGGCCAGCTGCCGACCGGCGACCGCGATCCGTTCGCGCTGCGCCGCCACGCGCTGGGCGTGATCCGCATCCTGGTCGAGAAGAACCTGCCGCTCGACCTGCCCGCGCTGCTGAACGGCGCGGTGCCGGCCTTCGGCGAGCTGATCGAGGATCCGCGCCTGGCGCTGTTCGACTTCATGCGCGACCGCCTGGCCGTCAACCTCCGCGACCAGGGCTACAGCGCCCAGGAAGTCGACGCCGTGCTGGCGCTCGAACCCGCGCGCCTGGGTGACGTGCCCAAGCGCCTGGCGGCCGTGCGCGCCTTCGCCGCCTTGCCTGAGGCGGCCGCGCTGGCCGCCGCCAACAAGCGCATCGGCAACATCCTGAAGAAGGCCGAGGGCACGGTCGAGGCCCGCATCGACGCCGCGCTGCTGGCCGAGCCGGCCGAGCAGCAGCTCGCCGCCGCGCTGGCGCAGGTGCAGCCGGGCGCCGATGCGCTGTTCGCCCAGGGCGAATACGCCGCCAGCCTGCAGGCGCTGGCCGCGCTGAAGGCGCCGGTCGACGCCTTCTTCGACGACGTGATGGTCAACGCCGAAGACCCGGCCCTGCGCGCCAACCGGCTCGGCCTGCTGGCCACGCTGCACGGCGCGATGAACCGGGTCGCCGAGCTGGCCCGCCTGGCCGCCTGA
- the glyQ gene encoding glycine--tRNA ligase subunit alpha, whose protein sequence is MLTFQHIILRLQDYWDRQGCALLQPYDMEVGAGTSHTATFLRALGPEPWKAAYVQPSRRPKDGRYGNNPNRLQHYYQYQVVLKPAPANILDLYLGSLEALGFDLKKNDIRFVEDDWENPTLGAWGLGWEVWLNGMEVTQFTYFQQVGGIDCKPITGEITYGLERLAMYLQGVENVYDLQYAPGLTYGDVFHQNEVEQSTYNFEHSNVEFLLSAFGAHEGNAQELMAQQLALPAYEQVLKAAHTFNLLDARGAISVTERAAYIGRIRNLARAVAAAYLDSRARLGFPMAPRAWADEIGAKLAAEAEKAALKNEAKKAA, encoded by the coding sequence ATGCTGACTTTCCAGCACATCATCCTGCGCCTGCAAGACTACTGGGACCGCCAGGGCTGCGCGCTGCTGCAACCCTACGACATGGAGGTCGGCGCCGGCACCAGCCACACCGCGACCTTCCTGCGCGCCCTCGGCCCCGAGCCCTGGAAGGCCGCCTACGTGCAGCCGAGTCGCCGGCCCAAGGACGGCCGCTACGGCAACAACCCGAACCGCCTGCAGCACTACTACCAGTACCAGGTGGTGCTCAAGCCCGCGCCGGCCAACATCCTCGACCTCTACCTCGGCTCGCTCGAGGCGCTCGGTTTCGATCTGAAGAAGAACGACATCCGCTTCGTCGAGGACGACTGGGAGAACCCGACGCTGGGCGCCTGGGGTCTCGGCTGGGAGGTCTGGCTCAACGGCATGGAAGTCACCCAGTTCACCTACTTCCAGCAGGTCGGCGGCATCGACTGCAAGCCAATCACCGGCGAGATCACCTACGGCCTGGAGCGGCTGGCGATGTACCTGCAGGGCGTCGAGAACGTCTACGACCTGCAGTACGCGCCGGGCCTGACCTACGGCGACGTGTTCCACCAGAACGAGGTCGAGCAGTCGACCTACAACTTCGAGCACAGCAACGTCGAGTTCCTGCTGAGCGCCTTCGGTGCGCACGAGGGCAACGCCCAGGAGCTGATGGCGCAGCAGCTCGCGCTGCCGGCCTACGAGCAGGTGCTCAAGGCCGCGCACACCTTCAACCTGCTCGACGCCCGCGGCGCGATCAGCGTGACCGAACGTGCCGCCTACATCGGCCGCATCCGCAACCTGGCGCGCGCCGTCGCCGCCGCCTACCTCGACAGCCGGGCGCGACTCGGCTTCCCGATGGCACCGCGTGCCTGGGCCGACGAGATCGGCGCCAAGCTGGCCGCCGAAGCGGAAAAAGCAGCCCTCAAGAACGAAGCGAAGAAAGCGGCCTGA
- a CDS encoding nucleotidyltransferase family protein — protein MASPLPLRAIVLAAGRGERMRPLTDTTPKPLLPIFGRPMIEWHLLALARDGVQEVVINTAWLEDQFPAVLGDGSRFGLRLRYSTEGREHGGALETAGGIAKVRDWLCADGRAAFWVVSGDIWAPDFRFDAELAQRFIASGLDAHLWMVPNPPFHPKGDFAFGAALPALDAQAALAAPIGGDAAGQNGATYANLALMRPSLCASVTPGSRSALGPHLHEGIADRRISISMYQGRWENVGTPAQWAALQDASKDPVHDSAARPLHLADRTGDRGRA, from the coding sequence ATGGCCTCACCTCTACCCCTGCGCGCCATCGTGCTCGCCGCCGGCCGCGGCGAGCGCATGCGGCCCCTGACCGACACCACGCCCAAGCCGCTGCTGCCGATCTTCGGCCGGCCGATGATCGAGTGGCACCTGCTCGCGCTGGCGCGTGACGGCGTGCAGGAGGTGGTCATCAACACCGCCTGGCTCGAGGATCAGTTCCCGGCCGTGCTCGGCGACGGCAGCCGTTTCGGCCTGCGGCTGCGCTATTCGACCGAAGGCCGCGAGCACGGCGGCGCACTCGAGACCGCCGGTGGCATCGCCAAGGTCCGCGACTGGCTCTGTGCCGACGGCCGTGCCGCGTTCTGGGTCGTCTCGGGCGACATCTGGGCGCCGGACTTCCGCTTCGACGCCGAGCTGGCGCAGCGCTTCATCGCCAGCGGCCTCGACGCCCACCTCTGGATGGTGCCGAATCCGCCCTTCCATCCGAAGGGCGACTTCGCCTTCGGCGCCGCACTGCCAGCGCTCGACGCCCAGGCTGCGCTGGCCGCGCCGATCGGCGGTGACGCCGCGGGCCAGAACGGCGCGACCTACGCCAACCTGGCGCTGATGCGGCCGTCGTTGTGCGCCAGCGTCACGCCGGGCAGCCGATCGGCACTCGGGCCCCACCTGCATGAGGGGATCGCCGATCGTCGGATTTCGATCTCGATGTATCAAGGACGTTGGGAAAACGTCGGCACGCCGGCCCAGTGGGCGGCGCTGCAGGATGCATCGAAGGATCCGGTTCATGACTCTGCTGCTCGCCCTCTCCACCTGGCTGACCGCACTGGCGATCGCGGTCGCGCTTGA
- a CDS encoding hemerythrin domain-containing protein: protein MTQTALRVIRDEHSALSAMLSSIPLLLAESKRNGTQPSFDVLRAMLFYIDEFPERLHHRKETELLFPLLRQRNADCTEALDKLDRDHAAGERAIRALEHALLAYEMMGEARRGAFEDALSSYLEFYRAHMRLEEDVVLPAAQKVLTEADWQQLDAAFAQNRDPLTGHTPDQAYEQLFRRIVNSAPAPVGLG from the coding sequence ATGACCCAGACCGCCCTGCGCGTGATCCGCGACGAACACTCGGCCCTGAGCGCGATGCTCAGCTCGATCCCGCTGCTGCTGGCCGAGAGCAAGCGCAACGGCACCCAGCCGTCGTTCGACGTGCTGCGCGCGATGCTGTTCTACATCGACGAGTTCCCCGAGCGGCTGCACCACCGCAAGGAGACCGAACTGCTGTTCCCGCTGCTGCGCCAGCGCAACGCCGACTGCACCGAGGCGCTCGACAAGCTCGACCGCGACCACGCTGCCGGCGAGCGCGCGATCCGCGCCCTCGAGCACGCGCTGCTGGCCTACGAGATGATGGGCGAGGCCCGCCGCGGCGCGTTCGAGGACGCGCTGTCGAGCTACCTCGAGTTCTACCGCGCCCACATGCGCCTCGAAGAAGACGTGGTGCTGCCGGCCGCGCAGAAGGTGCTGACCGAAGCCGACTGGCAGCAGCTCGACGCGGCCTTTGCGCAGAACCGCGACCCGCTGACCGGCCACACGCCCGACCAGGCCTACGAACAGCTGTTCCGCCGCATCGTCAACAGCGCGCCGGCGCCGGTCGGACTCGGTTGA
- the tkt gene encoding transketolase has protein sequence MVAITETSPTQLANAIRALAMDAVQQANSGHPGAPMGMADIAVALWKRHLKHNPSDPQWTDRDRFVLSNGHGSMLLYALLHLTGYALPIEQLRNFRQMHSQTPGHPEVGVTPGVETTTGPLGQGISNAVGMALAEKLLAAEFNRPGHAIVDHHTYTFLGDGCLMEGISHEACALAGAWKLNKLIALYDDNGISIDGKVAPWFVDDTALRFAAYGWNVVGPVDGHDIDAVDAAITEARKSTDKPTLVICKTAIGKGSPNRAGTAKAHGEPLGAEEIALTRESIGWDAEPFVIPEDICAAWDCRVAGAAAQAAWEDRYSAYVLEFPELAVAFERRMAGDLPDNFAEIAVTAVADAHEKGETVASRKASQIALEHFTAALPELLGGSADLTGSNLTNTKSTPALRIAADGAVVKTEAGQIGRHINYGVREFGMAAIMNGVALHGGFIPYGGTFLTFSDYSRNAIRMAALMKTRVIHVFTHDSIGLGEDGPTHQSVEHAASLRLIPNLDVWRPADTAETAVAWTMALANRHRPSALLLSRQNLAYAPKSDADVITKGAYILSEPRDIGLNKKAKAVIIATGSEVQLALQAQKALAEAKIAVRVVSMPSTTVFDRQDVKYKKDVLPKDLPRIAVEAGVTDFWWKYRCDAVIGLDTFGESAPAPVLFKHFGFTVENIVATVRKVLSK, from the coding sequence ATGGTTGCCATCACTGAAACCTCCCCCACCCAGCTGGCCAACGCGATCCGCGCGCTTGCCATGGACGCCGTGCAACAAGCCAACTCCGGTCACCCTGGTGCCCCGATGGGCATGGCCGACATCGCGGTGGCACTCTGGAAGCGCCACCTCAAGCACAACCCGAGCGATCCGCAGTGGACCGACCGCGACCGCTTCGTGCTGTCCAACGGCCACGGCTCGATGCTGCTGTACGCGCTGCTGCACCTGACCGGCTACGCGCTGCCGATCGAGCAGCTGCGCAACTTCCGCCAGATGCACAGCCAGACCCCGGGCCACCCGGAAGTCGGCGTGACCCCGGGTGTCGAGACCACCACCGGCCCGCTCGGCCAGGGCATCAGCAACGCGGTCGGCATGGCGCTGGCCGAGAAGCTGCTGGCCGCCGAGTTCAACCGCCCCGGCCACGCCATCGTCGACCACCACACCTACACCTTCCTCGGCGACGGCTGCCTGATGGAAGGCATCAGCCACGAGGCCTGCGCGCTGGCCGGTGCCTGGAAGCTCAACAAGCTGATCGCGCTGTACGACGATAACGGCATCTCGATCGACGGCAAGGTCGCGCCCTGGTTCGTCGACGACACCGCGCTGCGGTTTGCGGCCTACGGCTGGAACGTGGTCGGCCCGGTCGACGGCCATGACATCGACGCCGTCGATGCCGCCATCACCGAGGCCAGGAAGAGCACCGACAAGCCGACCCTGGTGATCTGCAAGACCGCCATCGGCAAGGGTTCGCCCAACCGCGCCGGCACCGCCAAGGCGCACGGCGAGCCGCTGGGCGCCGAAGAGATCGCGCTGACCCGCGAGTCGATCGGCTGGGACGCCGAGCCGTTCGTGATCCCCGAGGACATCTGCGCCGCCTGGGACTGCCGCGTGGCCGGCGCTGCCGCGCAGGCCGCGTGGGAAGACCGCTACTCGGCCTACGTGCTCGAGTTCCCGGAGCTGGCGGTGGCCTTCGAGCGCCGCATGGCCGGCGACCTGCCCGACAACTTCGCCGAGATCGCCGTCACCGCGGTGGCCGACGCGCATGAAAAGGGCGAGACCGTCGCCAGCCGCAAGGCCAGCCAGATCGCGCTGGAGCACTTCACCGCCGCGCTGCCCGAGCTGCTCGGCGGCAGCGCCGACCTGACCGGCTCCAACCTGACCAACACCAAGAGCACGCCGGCCCTGCGCATCGCGGCCGACGGCGCGGTGGTCAAGACCGAAGCGGGCCAGATCGGCCGCCACATCAACTACGGCGTGCGCGAGTTCGGCATGGCCGCGATCATGAACGGCGTGGCGCTGCACGGCGGTTTCATCCCCTACGGCGGCACCTTCCTGACCTTCAGCGACTACAGCCGCAACGCCATCCGCATGGCCGCGCTGATGAAGACGCGCGTGATCCACGTCTTCACGCACGACTCGATCGGCCTCGGTGAAGACGGCCCGACCCACCAGTCGGTCGAACACGCCGCCAGCCTGCGCCTGATCCCCAACCTGGACGTCTGGCGCCCGGCCGACACCGCCGAGACCGCGGTCGCCTGGACCATGGCGCTGGCCAACCGCCACCGCCCGAGCGCGCTGCTGCTGAGCCGCCAGAACCTGGCCTACGCGCCCAAGTCCGACGCCGACGTCATCACCAAGGGCGCCTACATCCTGTCCGAGCCGCGCGACATCGGCCTCAACAAGAAGGCCAAGGCCGTCATCATCGCCACCGGCTCCGAGGTGCAGCTGGCGCTGCAGGCGCAGAAGGCGCTGGCCGAAGCCAAGATCGCGGTGCGCGTGGTGTCGATGCCCAGCACCACGGTGTTCGACCGCCAGGACGTCAAGTACAAGAAGGACGTGCTGCCCAAGGACCTGCCGCGCATCGCGGTCGAAGCCGGCGTCACCGACTTCTGGTGGAAGTACCGCTGCGACGCCGTGATCGGCCTCGACACCTTCGGCGAATCGGCGCCGGCGCCGGTGCTGTTCAAGCACTTCGGCTTTACCGTGGAAAACATTGTTGCCACGGTGCGCAAAGTCCTTTCTAAGTAA
- the gap gene encoding type I glyceraldehyde-3-phosphate dehydrogenase encodes MTIKIGINGFGRIGRMVFRAAVQNFEDIEVVGINDLLEPDYLAYMLKYDSVHGRFKGDVAVDGNTLIVNGKKIRLTAVKDPSELKWAEVGADIVVEATGLFLTKEAGEKHLAAGARKVVFSAPSKDDTPMFVYGVNDKTYAGQAIISNASCTTNCLAPVAKVLNDKWGIKRGLMTTVHAATATQKTVDGPSNKDWRGGRGILENIIPSSTGAAKAVGVVIPELNKKLTGMAFRVPTSDVSVVDLTVELNSEATYAEICAEMKAQSEGALKGVLGYTDEKVVSTDFRGEAKTSVFDAEAGLALDKTFVKIVSWYDNEWGYSNKVLEMVRVIAK; translated from the coding sequence ATGACCATCAAGATCGGTATCAACGGATTCGGCCGCATCGGCCGCATGGTGTTCCGCGCTGCGGTGCAGAACTTCGAGGACATCGAAGTGGTCGGCATCAACGACCTGCTCGAGCCCGACTACCTCGCCTACATGCTGAAGTACGACAGCGTGCACGGCCGCTTCAAGGGTGACGTGGCCGTCGACGGCAACACCCTGATCGTCAACGGCAAGAAGATCCGCCTGACCGCGGTCAAGGACCCGTCCGAGCTGAAGTGGGCCGAAGTCGGCGCCGACATCGTGGTCGAGGCCACCGGCCTGTTCCTGACCAAGGAAGCCGGCGAGAAGCACCTGGCCGCGGGTGCGCGCAAGGTGGTGTTCTCGGCACCGTCGAAGGACGACACGCCGATGTTCGTCTACGGCGTCAACGACAAGACCTACGCCGGCCAGGCGATCATCTCCAACGCCTCGTGCACCACCAACTGCCTGGCGCCCGTCGCCAAGGTGCTCAACGACAAGTGGGGCATCAAGCGCGGCCTGATGACCACCGTGCACGCCGCCACCGCGACGCAGAAGACCGTCGACGGCCCGAGCAACAAGGACTGGCGCGGCGGCCGCGGCATCCTCGAGAACATCATCCCGTCGTCGACCGGCGCTGCCAAGGCCGTCGGCGTGGTGATCCCCGAGCTGAACAAGAAGCTGACCGGCATGGCCTTCCGCGTGCCGACCTCCGACGTGTCGGTGGTCGACCTGACGGTCGAGCTCAACAGCGAAGCCACCTACGCCGAGATCTGCGCCGAAATGAAGGCGCAGAGCGAAGGCGCGCTCAAGGGCGTGCTGGGCTACACCGACGAGAAGGTGGTCTCGACCGACTTCCGCGGCGAAGCCAAGACCTCGGTGTTCGACGCCGAAGCCGGCCTGGCGCTGGACAAGACCTTCGTCAAGATCGTCTCCTGGTACGACAACGAGTGGGGCTACTCGAACAAGGTGCTCGAGATGGTGCGTGTGATCGCCAAGTAA